The Anaerotignum propionicum DSM 1682 sequence AAAGTGCATTGAAGGAAACCAAGCAAAGGAAACTACCACAACGGCTGGATTTTTGTCCTCAGGGGCCTGTGCACAGGTGTATCCATTCTGTTTGTCATCAGCTGGAGGATCATGCTGAAAATGCAGGGCTTCCATTAAGATTTAGCGCCACAAAGGTGATTGAAAATGATGAGGATATAATAAAAAGATTGATGCTCAGCCAAAATGAATTGGAATTGATTGAGCACAGTATTATTGAGATGGAAACAGAGCTTTCCTTGGATCGTAATGCGGCGTTAGCTGATATGCGCTATGCCTTTATTGAGAAGGTTTGCGAAGCAACGGTAATCAAATGTCAGGAGAGTAAAGAGCATATTCGCAGTGTTCGCATTGATGGACTGTTAACCCATAAATTTTTCTCAATTCCAATATTTGTTGGCATTATGTTTATGATTTTTTTCCTTACATTCAATGTGATTGGTGCTTTCTTAAGCGATGGGTTATCAGTACTCATTGATGGGATTACAGGATGGGTAGATCAAGGGCTTACCTTATATGGCATAAATACTGTGGTACACAGTTTGGTTATTGATGGTATTTTTGCAGGAGTTGGCAGTGTTTTAAGCTTTTTGCCCATTATTGTGGTATTGTTTTTCTTCCTTTCTATTTTGGAAGATACGGGATATATGGCCAGAGTTGCTTTTGTCATGGATAAGCTTCTGCGGAAAATAGGTCTTTCCGGTCGAAGTATTGTTCCGCTGTTAATTGGCTTTGGCTGTACGGTACCAGCAGTTATGGCAACCAGAACCCTTTCTTCGGAACGTGACAGAAAAATGACCATGCTATTAACACCTTTTATGAGTTGCTCTGCAAAAATACCCATTTATGCGGTTTTCACCGCGGCTTTTTTCCCGAAGCAGGGAGCATTGGTTATGCTTGGTCTCTATCTATTTGGAATTATAATAGGGATTTTTGTGGCACTTTTGTTTGGTAGAACCATTTTTCATGGTAACCCCATTCCCTTTGTAATGGAATTGCCAAATTACCGTTTCCCTTCATTAAAGAGCGTGGTTTTGTTGATGTGGGATAAGGCTAGAGATTTTTTACAAAAGGCATTTACTGTTATTTTTGTAGCTACAATTATTATTTGGTTTTTACAAAGCTTTGATAGTCACTTGAATATTGTAGCAGATAGTGCAAACAGCCTTCTTGCAATGTTCGGACGAATTTTGGCACCATTATTTGTTCCTCTTGGTTTTACGGATTGGCGTATTCCAACGGCATTGATAACCGGATTCACTGCGAAGGAAGCGGTAATCAGTACTATGAGTGTTTTGTTGGGAACAACTGTGGCACAACTGAAGGATGCCTTGTCTATGTTATTTACACCTATTTCTGCCATTAGCTTTTTGGTTTTTACGCTCTTATACACACCATGTGTGGCGGCCATAGCAGCGGTGAAAAGGGAGTTGAATTCAGGTTTTTTGGCAGGAGTTGTTGCTTTGATTCAGTGTGTGATTGCATGGATTGTGGCTTTCGGTGTATATCAAATATTACAGCTGTTTGCATAAGGAGCTGATTACATGGGTATTTTGGATTATATTATTTTAGGACTGATTGCCTTGGGTTTCATAGGGGCTGTTCGCCGTATGAAAAAAAACGGCGGTTGCTGTGGATGCGGGGGAAGCTGCGGTCAATGTAAAAAAGAAAGAAAAGAGAAAAAGTAAGAAAGTTCAAAAAACAACTTACTTTTTTTAGAATGAAATCGGATTTGCAATTGAAAACTGAAAGAATACTAGGTAAAGTTTATCTCATAGGCTCTTCCTTTCTGATAAAACAGAAAGGACAGAGCCTATTTTTATAGATGGAATTTGAAAAAAGTATTTATTAATTGGGGTAAAAATTTATTTCAATA is a genomic window containing:
- a CDS encoding FeoB-associated Cys-rich membrane protein — encoded protein: MGILDYIILGLIALGFIGAVRRMKKNGGCCGCGGSCGQCKKERKEKK